A window of the Myxocyprinus asiaticus isolate MX2 ecotype Aquarium Trade chromosome 11, UBuf_Myxa_2, whole genome shotgun sequence genome harbors these coding sequences:
- the LOC127448602 gene encoding four and a half LIM domains protein 2, with the protein MTERYDCHYCKESLFGKKYVLREENPYCVKCYESLYSNTCEECKKPIGCNSRDLSYKDRHWHEDCFHCFQCKRSLVDKPFSTKDEQLLCTECYSNEYSSKCHECKKTIMPGSRKMEHKGNSWHETCFTCQRCQQPIGTKSFIPKDNQNYCVPCYEKQFAMQCVHCKKPITTGGVTYHDQPWHKDCFLCTGCKQQLSGQRFTSRDDFAYCLNCFCNLYAKKCASCTTPISGLGGSKYISFEERQWHNDCFNCKKCSVSLVGRGFLTERDDILCPECGKDI; encoded by the exons ATGACTGAGCGTTATGATTGTCACTACTGTAAGGAATCCCTGTTTGGGAAGAAGTATGTCCTTCGTGAGGAGAATCCATACTGTGTGAAGTGCTATGAGAGCCTCTACTCCAACACCTGTGAGGAGTGCAAGAAACCCATCGGCTGCAACAGCAGG GATCTTTCCTACAAGGACCGTCATTGGCACGAGGACTGTTTCCACTGCTTCCAGTGCAAACGCTCACTGGTGGACAAGCCCTTTTCCACCAAAGACGAGCAGCTCCTGTGCACTGAGTGCTATTCTAATGAGTACTCCTCTAAATGCCATGAATGCAAGAAGACCATCATGCCTG GCTCAAGGAAGATGGAGCATAAAGGAAACAGCTGGCATGAGACCTGCTTTACCTGCCAACGCTGCCAGCAGCCAATTGGCACAAAGAGCTTCATCCCTAAAGACAACCAGAACTATTGCGTGCCCTGCTACGAAAAGCAGTTTGCCATGCAGTGTGTTCACTGCAAGAAG CCAATTACCACTGGGGGTGTGACCTACCATGACCAGCCATGGCATAAGGACTGCTTCTTGTGCACTGGCTGTAAGCAGCAGCTGTCTGGCCAGCGTTTCACCTCTCGTGATGACTTCGCCTACTGCCTCAATTGCTTCTGCAACCTGTATGCCAAGAAATGTGCCTCCTGCACCACCCCCATTAGTG GACTCGGGGGAAGCAAGTACATCTCCTTTGAGGAGCGTCAGTGGCACAACGACTGTTTCAACTGCAAGAAGTGCTCAGTGTCTCTGGTAGGCAGAGGTTTTCTGACCGAGAGAGATGACATCCTGTGTCCCGAGTGTGGCAAAGACATCTGA